CAGAGCCAGGAAACTTGtcctcaccaccaccacctccacagGCAGCCTGCTCCAACACAGGTTAGCCGAAGAGGGCCTACTGATCGTGATCCAATGCGACCCTGTGCTAATTCCCTGGTGAAAGCCACCCAGTCAGTCCAGCGATGCCTCAAAACCTCAAGGTTTATATGAACAAGCTCCACTCTGAATGGGAACCCAGGAACTAGGCCGGTAATAACAGACCTCAGGAAAAAAGGTTTTGACCAAAGAGAGAGCGGTGAACAGAGACTCACCCCATTCGCCCCCTCGTTTTCTCTCCCTGCAGGTTTTGGGAGAATGTCGAACACGCTTCCTGTAAATCTATGTAGTATTTATTACAGCCTCCGTTTTTGAAGGCTGGGGTCATGTAGCCTGCTGTCTATTTATCCTAGAGGTCATTTACTACATTAGGCCTGGTTTCGGGaccaggagaggaagagaagaacgAAATCTAAGATGCAGGAACTAAATTGGTAGCAAATGTATAGCCTCCAACTTGCCCCTTGGCCCTAATGCGTTTTTCAAGTGCTCTGCTCACCGTGCTCCAAGATGCGGGGACGGCTTGCCTCTGAAATAATATTTCAACAGTGGTTACAGACGCAAAACCGGCGCCATCTCTCAGCTTGGGTTGTTCCCACCAAAGTGCAGCATAAgggattttcattttatttctgggaaGATGTTATGCTTTGCTGTGTAGTGGTGGTAGTGGCCTTAAGGTTAAGAGAAGTAGGCTCATGACCAAAAGGTTGCAGGTTTGAATTCCCAGGCTGAAGGATCTCTGGTCTCCTTCAACAACTTCACCACTGAGGTGCCTTTGAGCCAAGCATTTAACAGTATCGCCAGTGGGGCTTTGCACTGGCTTCAGCAGGAGACTGTGGTTGTACTGGGCCGCTCCCAGGTTGGATGAATgcaagtgtgtgaatgtgaagcaGGGCGTTGCTGGAAAAAAAGAGCATGTGTGCTCAAATCCCCAAGAAAGGTTAAAAACAGACACCAGCGTGGAGGCTACCAGGCCGCCCACACATGCCTGAAACTGAGCTACTAAAGTTGTATAAACAAATTGGAAAGCGCACCTTATGCTGATGAGAGATCATTTACCCGTATGGGGTCATTCTGGTCAGCCATTTCGCGAAAAGAATTTCGACTAAGTTTGAGATCAATGCCTCAAAGATGTTTACATGGAGGCTGAATCGCCGTTCTTCTGCAGCTAAGCTCTCTAAAAGATCGCTTTGACCatctcattttcatttaaatggCTCAGTGGAGTCCCATTTGCTCGCTGCTTTCCTACAGCACAACAGGCTCAATAAAAGCCAATGAGCTGATGAAAACAGGAAAACCTCGTTGTTGTCTTATACAAACAGCATATGGTTTGCTCAGTGTGGCTGCACATGGCAGCACTCCTTCAACTTCATTTGCTCCTCTGAATCGAGTTGTCCTCTTACCATCtgggcaattatgaagtttccCAGTCTCCAAGTTTCTTTCGTCAACACTTTACTACAGCCTTCATCAAGTGTATTAATAAGCATATGCACTGTATTCATACAGCAGATGTATAATGGTCGTTATTTTGGAATAAAAGTCATGAATGCACAGATTCTTGGAACAAATGTGTAATTCACAAAGTAGTTTGTGTGTTCTGTGATCACACTGTATGTAACATGCAGCACCCTGGACAGAAGGCAAAACAAGCTACATTAAAGGAGTAACATAgcttgctctcaaaatgctcaTTTTCATGCTCATGTCCATGAAACATGAAGCTATTTTACTATTTCCTTCAGTATAGGAGCAGTGACGTCTAGGAGTCTCTGCTAGTTCAATTGCAACCTTTTCTGGGGTATCGTCAAATGGCTTACCCTCAACGCCGCCACCACTGTATAACCCCACACTACAGATGGACATAATAAATACGAggatgtgaaagtaaaatgagttCTAATCAGTATTACATTTATAATTACTGGTAAGAGAGAGGGAAATTATGAAGCCCAGTGTTACAGTGTAATTCTCTGGTGTATCAGTGAAGTGtataaactacactgcagagtggTGTCTCTactgacagagacaaacagtgacAGCTGAGTTATATGTAAGGGTTGACTGGGCATCTGCAGGGCCCCGTTTcatctggtgtatgaaatgtttatATTGTCAAGATGCATCTTTATAAACACACCCAGGCGGCATCTCACCGTCCCACGATAGACTAGCCTACAACTACCAAGTACAATAGCCATGAGATACTGATTCCCCTCACATATTAACACTCAACCCAGACAAACAAGCGTCTGTGTCTCACGCACACACTCAGCCAGAGACGTAACGATACAAATAATGGCTAAgtgtagcatcacatggctagtGGTTCTTAAGACGTTTGACAGAGTCAAGCCCTTTTAAAGCTTGGTGTTGGAtattagctgctgctgctaattagTTCATGTTAACACTCTGGAGACGGTCCTTCAGCGCTGCATCTAACCTGTGTCCGGTGGTGATCAGTCTGTCTGttctgttgtcttcctctggaacTGTGAGAGACGTCCACACCGCTACATGTTTTACCCTGTAGACAGCATGATGTAgttgttcttctctgtgtttattggcgGCTCGCAAACTAAGTTTAAAGTTACATGTACCACCACCCACTGTGTCAGGTGTGTAGATGCTGCCCTTGTTCAAGTCCTAGTCAGAGAAAGCCGTCTGGCTTCATATTATCGCCGCTATTTATTGGCTATAATTTTAGTGTCCCATTATCGGCCGATAATTTATCGGccgatatatatacatatatattgtgcatccctaattgtTACTGTCTAGTTTTTGTCAGGCatgaatatattataatatgtTCATTAGTCAGTTGTAGGTGCTGGCAGGTGGATTtcttacctttggacagagatAACTGTTCTCCCCggtttcagtctttatgctaagctaagctaactgtctcctgACTGGAGCTTTGTATTTAGTGTAAAAATATGAGAATAAGATTGATCCTCTCATCTAACTGTCTGTAAGAAAGTAAACATATGTATCTCCCAAAATGTTTAACTATTAAAAAAAGTTTGAGTGATTAGATGGCATTTTTTCTTACTTCAGCTAACGTGGGGGCAAGTGTTGCTTTTACTACCTAACGAGAGCCTCTCTGAACAAAAAAAATTCCTGTGAAGAAGTGTCTCAGACATGACTAGACACTGACTGAAGACATGAACTCAAGGTGCGAAATAAGTGCCATCGTCTCCCACAGGAATCAGACATCACGCATTCCCAATTCCCAGAATTTTTATTGACTCCTTGACTGTCTCCGCTAGCTGTCAACAGCAGCTGAATGtcgatgtttttttttttgtttgttttttttaacaaatttgatTAATCTGCCCTCTGGACCACAAAAAGATAAAGGAGCGGGATACGTCCTGTCGTAATGCTGGGCTCTGATCAGCAGCCATGCATGTAGCTGTCAGGATGTTGCAGATGTTTAAAAAGATATCCCCTTCCCCAAGGCAAAGTGAAATTAATGGTGGTATTATAAACATCTGTCACACAGCCCAGATCCAACAAAACACAAGGGCTTCCAAGGATCCTTGGTTTGTAATGTTTGTAAGACTCTGtggctcctttttttttttgcagtttcatGTCTTAGCGAGGAGTGACACTGACAGCATGCAGGTAATAATTAACCTAAAATGATGCCTCATAATGGTTTGCTGCATCTGTAGGTTCTAGGCTACAGTAGGGTTCACAGAGGAGATGTCTCAACCTCAGACACTCTGTGATAACTGTGTCTGTATTGTCGGAGCATTCAGTAGCCCTTTGACGTACTTTAAAAGGATGTTAATGAAATGTGTGGACACTGTTCTGTTTGCTATGTATATATTCTAGTAATGTGTACATGGATTGAACCTCCTCATGCAGACGTGATATACGTGACTCCTCATCTTTATCAGATTCCCCCTCCAAACATTTACTGTGGCAAGTGAGATTGATGTTTGACACAGGTGCCTCCGCAATTAAGGAGCGAGCCAAAGAGTGTTGTTACTCTGCAGTTTCTGTCTATTCATGATTATTTGGCAAATCAAACAAGTGTCAGGAAGTTTTGTAACACTCCTATAAggttctgtctgtttgtctgtcttcaTCGCACATTATCAGTTAAGAGGGAAGTAGCAATTAAATTGATTCAGCTGAGTCTCTGAGCGATCACACCATGACCACTAGGTGGAGTAAAGATAGATACTGTAAGTCTAGACAGGGTTGTAAATCATTATAATGGGTTTTTGTTAGATCTTTTAGATTGCATATTAAAAAAGACTTTAAGACTTGATTTAATATTCTGTTTATCTGCCAACTCTGTCATCCATTGTGTTCTTCATTGTCCTTTCCAGTCTCCTTTTTTTGTGTCTACTCTCAACgaattatgtaaaaaaaaaaaaaaaaaaaagttgctcatACTGGTCATCCAGTGTCAAACTCATGATCTACACACAGCGACATTTTAAGGGTTTGTACAAGGCAGTGATGGACCGTCTTTTTACTGGGCGTCACATCCAAAGAGTACTTAACCAGAAATATAACTAAGTAGCACAATACTGTATAAAGTATGTGGCATTTGCCATTGAATGGCCGCCAAAGTCATGTTGTAACTTGACTATTTTAGAACAAAATGCTATGTTTGCTGCGAAAGCAAACAAACCCCTTTTAATTGTCCACAGAGCGTTTGACACTAGAAAAGAAACTTAATGTTTCAGTGGTGTATATTTAAGGAAAAGACtcagtttcagttcagttcttcTCATCCCTCTCCTATGCACTTGCTTTAAAATAGATGTGCGAAGTACTCCTTTGTTTTAAGTGATGTATATTTGCCTCAGCCGCATATTTCCTCCTAATCCATAATTCTTACAAAGATTATTTACAGACGCCTGGTTGAaagcattttatcatttaacatGACAGCATGGTACGGCAACCTGAGTGCAAAGAGCAAAAGCAAGCTCTCCAAGACTGTCAACATTGCAGGGAAGGTGATTGACAAGTCACAGAAACAACTCAGCGATATATATGACAGAGCTGTACACAGGAAGGCTAAACATGTAACTGCAAATGCCTCACATCCATTACACTCACAATTTGAGCTGCACTTTTTTTCTATCTAAAGCATCATCCTTCAACTCACATTTAAGGTATGTTGCTGCCCTCTACAGGAAAAAAACGAATTCTATCTGCTTAATTATCATGAGTATTTTCTTCCACGTTAAATGCTCTGTTGATGTCATTATAAATTATTTCCAAAACGACACTAAGGCAGTGGAGATACAAATATATATGCATTTTATTACAATAAAAGAATACTTAATGTGGAGAGCCAAATAGACAGACTGAAGCAATGGCAAATTGTGCAGTGGAAATAAACAAAGCTGAATAAAGAGGGTCAGTTAATGACAGTTCCCAAACTTTACACACAATGTTTTGGAatgaagtcttaaaatgtcctgATGGTTTTCAATAAGGTGTGGTTGTTTAAATGATAAAAGCTTTTCtttgacaataatcatatgaaTTACACTGTGTCACCAGGAACCTGCAGAAGCCTTATTGTACGATAAAGCCAGCCCAGTAAAAGTACAgtataaacattaaaaaatacaaactaaaAGACTGAAACTCCTTTTTGTCGACCAATATTAGCCGTCGTTCAACTGCTGCCAACTTGTCAACACAGACAGATTATTGTCAACACTGGTCTCATACTCAGTCCTTGTCATCCTTAGCAATTCAGATCATGTCAAATTACATTTGGCTTTCATATTTAACCTTTTGCAATGTTTTTGGATACAGTTTCAAAAAAGTATTGAAGCAAAAAGtgtaaaaaagaacaaaaacaaaacaacagcctCTGGGAATTCATAACTCGACATCCACGTTTTCTCCCCTCAACTGCATTTCTTGATTGGACTTGCCCAAAAGGCTGTGCTATGTGTCACTTTAAGATTTCTCTGCACGCAACAAAAGTTGTCATATGTGATATAACACTCTGGAAGGACAAAGAAACACTATATCAGAACATGTTCCCTGGCTTTGTACATGTTACCAAAATGATTCAGGGAACCCCAAACACGTTTGCTTTTAATTTCCATGATGGTATAAAACATATCTGCTGTGTACAATGTACtctacagttgttttttttatgccctaattaatcatttaaacCCATGTCTCAATAATGTACACGTTACATGGACTGGAAAATAAATATCTTGGACCTCCAGACACTGCCACTCAGTTTCCTCAGTCACTGTCTGAGGATTCACTGGAGCTAGAGGATGACGAGGATGATGattcttcttttctcttcttctgtttcttcttctgatgCTTCCCGTGTtcctttttgttctttttgcttttcttcttctggctttttactttctttttcttcctcctcctctcgtcGTCAGACGAGGAGCAGTAACGGCTgcgtttctttttcttctttgtggTGTCGTCACTCGATGAGCAAGATCTGGAGAGTGGAATAAAGAAGGTCACAAATGTGTAAAAATGAGCACAAGAGGCAAACACATCTCAGATTTctgaacattttttatttgctgCCTAAAATAACATCTGATTTTACTGGTATTTGAATTCTCTGTGTTATAAACCTCTTCACTAGCAGAGAAGAAACAAATCAATTAAGAGAAACAGTATAGGAGCATCACCAGCTTCAAAGTCTCATTATCCAGTCTGGGACGGTATACAAACTGTTAACATATAAAAGAGTCAAGTTTAACGTGGACTAATGAATAGAAATTTTTCAAGGTAGAAAACGATTACCTCTTTCTTGACTTTCTGTCGCTGCTCTTCTTCCGTTTGTGTCTCCCTTTTCTACTATCGTTGTCATCATCATTGGAGCCTACACAGATTTATAGACAGAATAGTAAAGCCGTTTTTACTGGAATAACAGCTGCTCTTAAAGTGAAAAGGCAAGTAACACAACTGTAAAATCTGATGAAGTAGGTCTAATAATAGCAACACTGAGATGTCAACCACTTGCACATCTGAGGCAAATTACATTCTTGTGTTGTCTAATTCTGCCCAGTAAACTTAGGAACAAAATAGAAACtgtagagattttttttaatcaaatgtacattttcCTTATAAGTAATCATCTTACtctattttctttcatttattatACGACTGACTGTAGAATACGTTAATAAAAGAGTGTGAGGGTCGTaatatttacctctgcttcGCCCCAGCTTCTCAGTGCGCTGAGCTGCAGGTACGTCCTCGTCACTCTCCTCGCTGCTGGTGCTGCTTACATCCAGGACAATGTCTTTCTGGGGGTCAACTCTGACAAAGTTTCGGCACTCAAAGGTCAAATGGCCCgctgaaaaatacaaacatccAAGGGAAAATGGATGAAGAACTATGACAAAGCAGGAAAACTTATTGTTTAAACTTAAGAATTATAGGTAACCCTCTCAGGTGCTACAAAGAAACATAATCAGTGCCTAGTGAATAATGCTCGACTTACAAATATACTCGAGCATTTAATTATCATTTAACTACTCACTATTACCATTATTACCTCTGGATTAAATACAATTGTAGGAACTGCATAAATTCCTCACTGGGGCTTTACATGAGATCCTACCTTAACTTTAACAAGCCCATATCTTCCCAGGTtaatcagggtgtctacaggtccttaaaaagtcttgcATTAAGTTTTCTTAAAATAAGGCCTTTAAGAgccttaaattgtcttaaattcagattctatGGATATTAAATTTGTCACACATTACTGTGACAGACTCAATGACTGTTTACAATCATTGAACAGACCGAAGAATTGCAATAATAAACAGAATTTATGACAGCAATGagatttcattttctttctacatTTAACACATTAAACGTAAACTCACCCAACTGATGTCATTTTGCCTTACTGTTCATTTTGCACTGACATAAGCGTGTTTACTTGAAAAGAGTACTTACACGtgtgtcacacagacacacactaagTATAATGTGTATTTCCATTGTAGGTTTGGTCTTAAACTTCAAGGTGGTATTACAAAAGTGTTAAATTTAACTTAGttatatctgtagacaccctgttaaCAAAGAGACATACATCAACACACAAGAACACTTCCTTTAACCTGTGCTGAAACTTGTGTATCAAAAGCTTTACTTACGATATCCACATTTCTTGCACCCAGCTCTGATGTTGTCCTTATTAGGACCTGTGAGATAAGAAGCAATCAGTAAACAGTGTTTGAAGTAActaggctaactggctgtatacatgcacacacgaATAGCAAGACTAGTATGTCATTATACACGTCAGCTACATGACGCTAAATAACTGCATTTAAAGTGAGCGGTTATAATAAGCTGCTTTAATTCCTATTTGAGCATACAGAACATGTCAGATGGGGTTTAGCCTGATATGTCTGACGTTACTGCAACAATCAACAACAAACTTAAGTTCCCACTATGAGTGAGttcacattagctaacgttaactttgCGTTTCTTTCTGTTGGTGAGTAACATGTCAGGTAACTAACGTTAATGCTACTGCTTATTGGTAGCTGTGTACCTACATTACAGCACTACAGATGTAAGATAGACatttataaagaaataaaacagcGCAGTGTATTTTAGACGTTAAAGTTCCTTTTGTGTGGTGAAAAATATCGTTTAATGGTTGTTTGGTGTGTTAGCGTACGGCTAGCGTTTAAGGTTAGCACCACATTGTTAAACCACGGCTTTACTCTGTTTGCCTTTAGTTTTCCTAAATAAACCACACGAGTcataaatctgaaaatacagacttaaatataaaaataaattatattaccGACCTGGGGCAGCCATTACGTTCTCCACTGTAAAACCAAAGAATTGATGGTTATTAAAGGCGCAAATTTCCACGAGTCTTCACTCAAAATAACTCCGGCCGGAAACATTTGTTCTAGAAACTACTAGTTCCGCCTTCTCTCTTGTTCTTCTTTTCCCCCCTCAAAATTTTAATGACATTACTGGCGCATTACCGCCACCAGCTGGACGGGAGTATAGAGTTTGCACTGGTATTATGTAAGGACTTGGAGCCATACAAGACCCAGCTTTCAAGCCAGCTTTAAAGAGCTGGAGAACACATCAAATAGTCAACATTGGATCAGACAAACAAAACTTAAACGCCTCTGTTTTGAATATCTGTGTTTAATCCGTCATACAAatcattcaaataaaaacataggCCTAATGATTTACAGGCAAAATGCTCCCTTCTCACTTAGGCAATGTTTGTATGAATTGTGAATACTAGCTCAGTGTAAGGGTGTTTAGCTAACATGTATCAGAAGTGTccaaaataagataagataagacaatACTGGGGAAGCCTGCACTTTACAGCAGCTCTAGAGTGATTAAGTGCTAAAAAACGATCCGAATATTACACAGATAcaaattagataaaataaaaatcaaataatataaaatctgtatcctcctgagaccctgcgtcctcatatgaggagaTTACATTTTGGGTTACCTGCCCCTTATGCTTTATTTTGCTTAAATTAGatctgttgtccttgtttgtgaACACTTTTATactcagtctacagctgatcCCAACACATAGGTGGACATGGTgcaaaacctgatcagattttaTGGCTGAAACTTGTCTGTAGTTTGACTGAGCATAcagatttgaccaattttagcaattATAATACATGCAGTTAATcaggaagtactcatttgaggacactgggactttactATTGTAGTATCCTAGCATGTCATGGAGTACAGAGCAGGGGAAATGTAACAGTTACAAAACAAATCACAGGTCTTTTAGATATGTTGCATTatttgcaattttgtttttgcacagccatgttcaggCATTGAAATGAACAGT
This sequence is a window from Epinephelus lanceolatus isolate andai-2023 chromosome 6, ASM4190304v1, whole genome shotgun sequence. Protein-coding genes within it:
- the srek1ip1 gene encoding protein SREK1IP1, which translates into the protein MAAPGPNKDNIRAGCKKCGYPGHLTFECRNFVRVDPQKDIVLDVSSTSSEESDEDVPAAQRTEKLGRSRGSNDDDNDSRKGRHKRKKSSDRKSRKRSCSSSDDTTKKKKKRSRYCSSSDDERRRKKKKVKSQKKKSKKNKKEHGKHQKKKQKKRKEESSSSSSSSSSESSDSD